One Heyndrickxia oleronia genomic window, TGGAGAAATATGCGAGTCTGCCATAAACCATTCTGGTTCATAGGCACCAATTGGCATAAATACGATATCAATCATAAAACGTGCAGCTATTTCCTTAAAACCTGAGAAGTATCCTGTATCCCCTATAAAATAAAATGATTTACTGGTAGTTTGAAATATCCACCCACCCCAATGGGAAGTATTCATATCGTTAAGCGACCTTCTTGTCCAGTGCTGAGCTGGTACAAAGTGGATTCTGATCCCTTCATATTCAAACGATTCCCACCAGCTCATTTCTCTTACATTTTGATAACCTTTTTTTATAAACAGAGATTTCATTCCAATAGGAACAAAATAGTATGGATTACCTTTTAGTTTTTTCAATGTTGGAAAATCAAGATGGTCATAATGACCATGTGAAATGACCACAACATCGATTTCTGGCAAATCCTCCAACGGAATTCCTGGTTCAGTTAATCGCTTTTGAAAACCCATTCGCTTCGCCCATACTGGATCAGTAAGTATATTAAGTCCATCAAGTTGAAGCAAAAAAGTAGAATGTCCAATCCAGGTATAAGAAGTTCGACTTCGATTTTCCTTAATTTCTTTGATCCTTTTATTTGAACATTGTGGTATATTTTCAGTTAAATCCTTCTCTTTACTTCGTCTTTCCTTCTGCCACTTACGTATATCCCGAAACGTTTTCTTATTCGACACATCATTCAAATTAACATACCTTGTCTTCATCATTTCTCCTCTCGGACAGAGGGACGGTTCCGTTGTCCCATTCCTTTTTATTTTATGTTCAGGTGGTAAATCCTTATACAAACTATTACAAATTTTTTGTAACCTCTAAGCAATATTTTGTTATCATATCGACTCATAAATTTATTTACTATGGCTCCCAATCCCTTAGCTGCTTTGACAGCATATTGTTATTTCATTAAAGCGTACAGTATTATTCTGCTTAAGATGACTGGTTGACGTTAGCTCAAACCATTAACACAGTCGGCAGCCTGGAATACCCTCTTTAATGGAAGTAAATAGTTAGTTTATATAATATTCAAGCAAATGAATTAAACCCGCCGCTGTCTCATTTTTACTACTATATTTTTTGGGTGCTTGAAATTTTGAAACAATATAATGTTCTGCTTCCTCGCCATATAGTGAACCTGTTTTATTAGCAACCATAAATTCAGCATTGGAAGCAGTCATCCGAAGATTTGCCCTATCTAATAAGTAATTAAGATCATCTGTATGTTCTAACTTAAATCCGACAAGTAATAAGTTTGGATTCCATTTTTTTATTTGCGATAATACTTTCGGTGCTTTTTTAAAATGAATGATTGGAGGTTCATCACTAGACATTTTTCCTGATTCTAAAATTGGATTTCCTCGTTGATCTAATACTTTATCAACAACCCAATCTGAACCAGCTGCTGCCATAATTACAATATCGATATTTTCAGATTGGACGATATTTTTGATTTTTTCACCTAAATCATATATACCCTCAAATTGAATTAAACGCATTTTCCTACGATTTTCAGGAAGTTTAGCAAAATAACCATGTAAATATATAATCTCTGCTTCTTTATTCAACGCTTCTTCAGCTAAATAACACCCAATTGTGCCCTTTGCTAAATTAGTATGTCCTCTGACATTATCCCATTTTTCAAGTGTTCCTCCACTTGTTATCAAAATCTTCTTTCCTTTTAAAGAACTCATGAAATCACCTTCTACTAAGTTACTTATTAGTGCCTGTTGATTACTCTTTCTCTTAAATTCTAGCATTTTTTTCAAAACCAATATTGGAGTAGCTCTCCTGTTAATGCAGAGGTAGAGTTATTTATATTGGCAAACTCATTGTAATTGTTCTGATGTTAAATCCAAACTTTTCATACAGTTTAATTGCTTGATTACCTGCAAATGCACTTAAACGGACTTCTGAATATCCATCTTGTTTCAGATAATCAATAGCTGTTCTCATTAACATTTTGGAAATTCCTTTCCCTCTAAATTCTTCTAAAACAAATAGCTCATAAATAAATCCATTGATCTTATCAGTAAATTGATCTTTGCTTGCCCCTATTAGAATCCACCCCATTAATGTATTGTTTTCTGTTGCGATTAAGTAATAGTTTCCCTTCTTTAAGAGTGGTTCAATAAGTTGTTCAATTTTTTGATTAGTGGGTCTT contains:
- a CDS encoding GNAT family N-acetyltransferase; translation: MDIRKPNDSELKRILSLSPQAIFDGTLGEVRPTNQKIEQLIEPLLKKGNYYLIATENNTLMGWILIGASKDQFTDKINGFIYELFVLEEFRGKGISKMLMRTAIDYLKQDGYSEVRLSAFAGNQAIKLYEKFGFNIRTITMSLPI
- a CDS encoding phosphopantothenoylcysteine decarboxylase; amino-acid sequence: MSSLKGKKILITSGGTLEKWDNVRGHTNLAKGTIGCYLAEEALNKEAEIIYLHGYFAKLPENRRKMRLIQFEGIYDLGEKIKNIVQSENIDIVIMAAAGSDWVVDKVLDQRGNPILESGKMSSDEPPIIHFKKAPKVLSQIKKWNPNLLLVGFKLEHTDDLNYLLDRANLRMTASNAEFMVANKTGSLYGEEAEHYIVSKFQAPKKYSSKNETAAGLIHLLEYYIN
- a CDS encoding MBL fold metallo-hydrolase, yielding MKTRYVNLNDVSNKKTFRDIRKWQKERRSKEKDLTENIPQCSNKRIKEIKENRSRTSYTWIGHSTFLLQLDGLNILTDPVWAKRMGFQKRLTEPGIPLEDLPEIDVVVISHGHYDHLDFPTLKKLKGNPYYFVPIGMKSLFIKKGYQNVREMSWWESFEYEGIRIHFVPAQHWTRRSLNDMNTSHWGGWIFQTTSKSFYFIGDTGYFSGFKEIAARFMIDIVFMPIGAYEPEWFMADSHISPEDSVKAFIELEAKQFVPMHYGAYRLADDTGPEALERLLREWKKCQLPKEQLKVLSIGETVM